In Psychrobacter sp. P11G3, a single genomic region encodes these proteins:
- the ccmE gene encoding cytochrome c maturation protein CcmE gives MNAVRRKKLTWVMFTLAGAAIAVMLVVYAIGQQTDYYFDATAIAQGEAPQDKRIRAGGMVVAGSVQRAADNPLNVEFAITDFQSTVPVTYQGILPDLFAENSGVVATGKMQGDTFVAGEVLAKHDENYMPPEVAKSMKENNRSGAIPSSEQYNPAEKIHETETLQQ, from the coding sequence ATGAATGCAGTTCGTCGGAAAAAACTGACGTGGGTTATGTTTACGCTGGCAGGTGCAGCAATAGCAGTTATGTTGGTTGTCTATGCTATTGGACAGCAAACTGACTACTACTTTGATGCAACCGCTATTGCCCAAGGTGAAGCGCCTCAAGACAAACGTATTCGTGCTGGAGGTATGGTGGTTGCCGGTAGTGTGCAGCGTGCAGCAGACAATCCATTAAATGTTGAGTTTGCGATTACTGATTTTCAGTCAACCGTGCCCGTGACTTACCAAGGTATTCTGCCAGATTTATTTGCTGAAAATTCAGGCGTCGTTGCCACTGGTAAAATGCAGGGCGATACTTTCGTCGCTGGGGAAGTGTTGGCTAAGCATGACGAAAACTATATGCCACCAGAAGTTGCTAAATCTATGAAAGAAAATAATCGTAGCGGAGCGATACCTTCTTCTGAACAGTATAATCCTGCTGAAAAAATTCATGAGACCGAAACGCTACAACAGTAA
- the coaBC gene encoding bifunctional phosphopantothenoylcysteine decarboxylase/phosphopantothenate--cysteine ligase CoaBC yields the protein MSNIVLAITGGIAAYKSAIFARLLVKAGFDVRVIMTTGAQAFITPLTLQALTGNEVHVSLLDEQAEAGMGHIELAKWADLIVIAPASANTLARLAMGMADDLLTTVCLATTAPVIIAPAMNQQMWAHPAVSLNVQTLRDMNYQIIQPASGEQACGDVGAGRLPEPEQLLDEVLLFIAMNTTPQLLAGKRVVITAGPTVEAIDPVRYLSNHSSGKMGFALARACVAAGADVVLIAGGKVALPTPLNVTRIDVLSAEDMLITAQQCVEGTHSELQFVLEEEHDHSHEHDHSHNHSHTHEHHHGDCGCGDDDVSDHDHNDLLHSHDDNQFVKADIFIATAAVADYRTEEAAPQKIKKTQDAMTLSLVKNPDILATISLAHPELFVVGFAAETQDVERYARGKLVAKDLDMIACNDVSRADIGFASDDNAMQVFFSERYERDTVTLEKTSKDKIAEQLASIIGQAIGQRKDS from the coding sequence ATGTCCAATATTGTGCTTGCTATTACTGGCGGTATCGCCGCTTATAAATCTGCTATATTTGCCCGCTTGTTAGTGAAGGCAGGCTTTGATGTGCGCGTTATCATGACGACAGGCGCACAAGCATTTATCACACCGCTGACTCTACAAGCATTAACGGGTAACGAGGTGCATGTATCGTTGCTCGATGAGCAAGCCGAGGCAGGCATGGGGCATATTGAGCTGGCTAAGTGGGCCGACTTAATCGTGATTGCACCTGCTTCAGCCAATACGCTTGCGCGTCTGGCCATGGGTATGGCTGATGATCTATTGACCACAGTGTGTCTGGCCACTACTGCGCCCGTCATTATTGCTCCTGCCATGAATCAGCAGATGTGGGCGCATCCAGCAGTCAGTCTAAACGTGCAAACATTGCGCGATATGAATTATCAAATTATCCAACCAGCTAGCGGTGAGCAAGCGTGCGGTGATGTCGGAGCAGGGCGATTGCCTGAGCCTGAGCAATTATTAGATGAGGTGTTACTATTCATAGCAATGAATACAACGCCGCAGTTGCTAGCAGGTAAAAGAGTAGTCATTACTGCAGGTCCAACGGTAGAAGCGATTGACCCTGTGCGTTATCTGTCTAATCACTCTTCAGGAAAAATGGGCTTTGCATTGGCACGTGCCTGTGTGGCTGCTGGTGCAGACGTTGTCTTGATCGCTGGTGGTAAAGTGGCATTGCCCACGCCGCTTAATGTCACACGAATCGATGTGCTGTCTGCCGAAGATATGCTGATAACGGCGCAGCAATGTGTGGAAGGTACGCATAGCGAGCTGCAATTTGTCCTTGAAGAAGAGCATGACCATTCTCATGAGCACGATCACTCTCATAACCATTCTCACACTCACGAGCATCATCATGGCGATTGTGGTTGCGGTGATGACGATGTAAGCGACCATGACCATAATGACTTGCTACATTCTCATGATGACAACCAATTTGTAAAAGCAGATATCTTTATCGCGACCGCAGCCGTGGCAGATTATCGTACAGAAGAAGCCGCACCGCAAAAAATCAAAAAAACACAAGATGCCATGACGCTCAGTTTGGTTAAAAACCCTGATATTCTAGCGACAATTTCTCTTGCGCATCCAGAGCTATTTGTCGTTGGTTTTGCAGCAGAGACGCAAGATGTCGAGCGTTATGCCCGTGGTAAGTTGGTCGCAAAAGATTTGGATATGATTGCTTGCAATGATGTCTCACGTGCAGATATTGGTTTTGCTAGTGATGACAATGCGATGCAGGTGTTTTTCTCTGAGCGCTATGAGCGTGACACAGTAACACTTGAGAAGACCAGTAAAGATAAAATTGCTGAGCAACTAGCTAGCATCATCGGTCAAGCAATTGGTCAACGTAAAGATAGTTAG
- a CDS encoding sulfite exporter TauE/SafE family protein: MMNIAGNDSTQMLVLTIIFALASLLHGISGLGATLVTTTALASMYPLQHAIVLVIFPSLVVNVMTWLVGGERTIWQNFIYYGRRYWLLALTSLLGSILGAKLLLWVDSAYILLLLAAVIAFYVVSSLLGKQIRLPNTRPMLIAVGFGAGVIGGSTNAMSTILMMYLLSASDDKNTIAKVGNMCYFLGKIAQIIVLREPIMALSSGEWQLITFLSVLSIVTLLVGIRLRRYLPQARFRQLILLILIVLGIRVGWQGITALL, translated from the coding sequence ATGATGAATATAGCTGGTAACGATAGCACTCAGATGCTAGTGCTGACGATCATTTTTGCGCTTGCCTCACTGCTACATGGTATTAGCGGACTTGGCGCAACGCTAGTGACGACCACTGCGCTTGCTAGTATGTACCCATTGCAACACGCCATTGTGTTAGTGATTTTCCCCTCGCTAGTCGTTAATGTGATGACCTGGCTAGTAGGCGGTGAGCGCACCATTTGGCAAAACTTTATCTACTACGGCAGACGCTATTGGTTGCTTGCGCTTACTAGCCTATTGGGTAGTATTTTAGGTGCGAAACTATTGCTATGGGTCGATAGTGCTTATATTCTTTTATTGTTGGCCGCGGTCATTGCTTTCTACGTTGTGAGTAGTTTACTCGGTAAGCAAATCCGTCTACCAAACACCAGACCTATGTTAATTGCCGTTGGCTTTGGTGCAGGCGTCATCGGCGGCTCGACCAATGCGATGTCGACCATACTGATGATGTATTTACTGTCTGCCAGTGACGATAAAAATACCATCGCCAAAGTCGGCAACATGTGCTATTTCTTAGGAAAGATTGCTCAAATTATCGTGTTGCGTGAGCCTATCATGGCACTGAGCAGTGGTGAGTGGCAGCTGATTACTTTTTTAAGTGTGCTGTCTATAGTCACACTGCTAGTTGGAATCCGTTTGCGTCGCTATTTGCCGCAAGCGCGTTTTCGTCAGCTTATTTTATTGATTTTAATCGTGCTCGGAATACGTGTCGGTTGGCAAGGTATTACCGCATTGTTATAG
- a CDS encoding heme exporter protein CcmB produces MNKSPNAIVAAPRSIGFLQLWRREWQVKQQGAVQWLYPLVLFLVIITLFPLAVGSEPALLQRLGVSAVWIAALLSLVMGVDGLFKPALDNGTLAQLVVAKASLPLWVFIRLVIHWIFSSGIVAALSLLAVPLFQLSWFEAWILMASIVTGSPILLMLSAIASSLTLSLKNGAVLVPLIALPMQLPVLIFATGAVDLFASGLNGLPILALLLAGSIVSVLVMPWVIATTLKMSWLN; encoded by the coding sequence ATGAATAAAAGTCCAAATGCTATTGTTGCGGCACCTCGCAGTATTGGCTTCCTGCAGCTATGGCGACGCGAATGGCAAGTCAAGCAGCAAGGAGCGGTACAATGGTTGTATCCATTAGTGCTGTTCTTAGTGATTATCACTTTGTTTCCGTTGGCAGTGGGTAGTGAGCCTGCGCTATTGCAGCGTCTGGGCGTATCAGCAGTGTGGATTGCTGCGTTGCTGTCACTGGTAATGGGCGTTGATGGCTTGTTCAAGCCTGCGCTTGATAACGGTACGCTTGCGCAATTGGTCGTCGCCAAAGCGTCACTACCGTTATGGGTATTTATTAGACTGGTCATTCATTGGATTTTTAGCAGTGGTATTGTGGCAGCGCTTAGTTTGCTTGCCGTGCCGTTGTTTCAGCTTAGTTGGTTTGAAGCGTGGATATTGATGGCTTCTATCGTGACAGGTAGCCCAATTCTCCTAATGCTATCCGCGATTGCTAGTAGCTTGACGCTATCGTTAAAGAATGGGGCAGTATTGGTGCCTTTGATTGCTTTACCGATGCAGTTGCCAGTATTGATTTTTGCTACGGGTGCGGTTGATTTATTTGCCTCTGGGCTGAATGGTTTGCCTATCTTAGCTTTATTACTAGCAGGAAGTATTGTTTCTGTCCTAGTTATGCCTTGGGTGATTGCTACAACTTTAAAAATGTCATGGCTCAATTAA
- the ccmA gene encoding heme ABC exporter ATP-binding protein CcmA produces MTVLDTPLLALEELTVQRGEIPLCEGVALELSAGSICHLIGANGTGKTTLLMQLAGLLPVLSGEVTYQGQSCLPIQPLYVSHQLGIHPNLTVAQNLTFLLNLYGITPSITDIDDALTWVGLQGFETISSSHLSAGQTRRITLARLYLLTPDLTPLWLLDEPFTALDVDMVARIEARLRDFAQAGGSILMTSHQAVGVANQVLDLSDYMV; encoded by the coding sequence ATGACGGTTTTGGATACGCCTTTACTTGCACTTGAGGAGCTGACGGTTCAGCGCGGTGAGATACCGCTGTGCGAAGGCGTTGCGTTGGAGCTATCTGCAGGTAGTATTTGCCATCTAATCGGGGCAAATGGGACGGGAAAGACCACGTTACTCATGCAGTTGGCTGGATTGTTACCTGTTTTGTCAGGTGAAGTTACTTATCAAGGACAGTCGTGCCTGCCCATTCAACCTTTATATGTCTCGCACCAGTTGGGCATCCATCCAAATCTGACAGTAGCACAGAATCTGACATTTCTGCTGAACCTATATGGTATCACGCCAAGTATTACCGATATTGATGATGCGCTCACATGGGTTGGACTGCAAGGGTTTGAGACGATCAGCTCAAGCCACCTGTCCGCTGGGCAAACGCGGCGCATCACGCTGGCCAGATTGTACCTACTAACTCCTGATTTAACACCGCTCTGGTTACTTGATGAGCCTTTCACGGCACTGGATGTTGATATGGTGGCACGTATAGAAGCGCGGTTACGCGACTTTGCACAGGCTGGCGGGTCGATACTAATGACCAGCCATCAAGCAGTCGGTGTCGCCAATCAAGTGCTCGATTTGTCAGATTACATGGTATAA
- a CDS encoding YbjN domain-containing protein encodes MSQRNKLSLWQKIKRLLTAAAPQSVVDAASEQGHASLADSEINNTKNISADISNISSQATDSTISDISHELEANQSSEQDSNQAQAQANTSQLKTNNLKTDSANAESQNQSDTPIVDCLKQYFNDKQWHYTHYRPKTNDSQKSHHFSLRMRHKQINCGYLFRVQEKNKLLAIYGILPFLIPETHQSAAMLLITQINYDMLVGNLEMDVNDGEIRYKNAIDVEAVGLDNEIIEHLLQSVVAMTTVANELFGNLVNNQDPAEDMQTLLVELRQQTDARTFFLPTQFVQ; translated from the coding sequence ATGAGTCAACGCAATAAACTCAGCTTATGGCAAAAGATCAAACGGTTACTGACTGCTGCCGCACCGCAGTCAGTCGTCGATGCTGCAAGCGAGCAAGGGCATGCATCACTTGCTGACAGCGAGATTAATAATACAAAAAATATATCAGCTGATATTTCTAATATCAGTTCTCAAGCTACTGATAGTACTATCTCTGATATCTCTCATGAATTAGAGGCGAATCAGAGCAGCGAACAGGATAGCAATCAAGCACAAGCACAAGCAAATACATCTCAACTCAAAACCAATAACCTAAAAACCGATAGCGCAAATGCAGAATCTCAAAACCAAAGTGATACGCCTATCGTCGACTGCTTAAAGCAATACTTCAATGACAAACAGTGGCACTACACGCATTATCGACCCAAAACCAACGATAGCCAAAAATCGCATCATTTTTCCTTGAGAATGCGTCATAAGCAAATAAACTGTGGCTATCTGTTTCGGGTGCAAGAAAAAAACAAACTGTTAGCCATCTACGGCATCTTGCCATTTTTGATACCAGAAACTCATCAAAGCGCTGCGATGCTACTTATCACCCAAATCAACTATGACATGCTAGTCGGTAATCTAGAGATGGATGTCAACGATGGTGAGATACGCTACAAAAATGCTATCGATGTCGAAGCAGTTGGTCTAGATAATGAGATCATTGAGCATTTACTCCAAAGCGTGGTTGCGATGACTACGGTCGCCAACGAGCTATTTGGCAACTTGGTTAATAATCAAGACCCTGCTGAAGACATGCAAACGCTACTTGTAGAGCTACGTCAACAGACAGACGCGCGCACTTTCTTTCTGCCGACTCAGTTTGTTCAATAG
- a CDS encoding histone deacetylase, with product MLKIAYSDVFRYSVPEKHRFPMQKYIMIPERLLAEGTISQDNFFAPARLSEDEILTTHTAEYWYQLKTQTLPRKAARAIGFEMTPQLVERGRYIAHATYECALYAQQYGVAMNVAGGTHHSFAGHGEGFCVFNDVCIASNLLLNRRQAKKILVIDLDVHQGNGNASIMADEPRVFIFSMHGAKNYPFRKQVSDLDIELDNDTGDAEYLQILEDTLPRLIAEVAPDMIFYQSAVDVLATDKLGKLGLTQAGCKARDEYVLQQAKAANIPVAIVMGGGYSEDIEDVVEAHCNTFRLAQQIFFEALV from the coding sequence ATGCTAAAAATTGCCTACTCTGACGTCTTTCGCTACTCCGTGCCCGAAAAGCACCGCTTCCCCATGCAAAAGTACATTATGATTCCTGAGCGTCTACTGGCAGAAGGCACTATCAGCCAAGATAACTTCTTTGCCCCTGCTCGCTTAAGCGAAGATGAGATTTTGACCACGCATACCGCAGAGTACTGGTATCAGCTTAAAACTCAAACACTGCCGCGCAAGGCTGCTCGTGCGATCGGATTTGAGATGACGCCGCAGTTGGTCGAGCGCGGACGTTATATTGCTCATGCAACGTATGAATGCGCGCTATATGCTCAGCAATATGGCGTAGCGATGAACGTCGCAGGCGGCACCCATCACTCCTTTGCTGGTCATGGAGAAGGGTTTTGCGTATTTAATGATGTCTGTATCGCTAGCAACTTATTGCTAAATCGTAGACAGGCAAAAAAGATTTTAGTTATCGATTTGGACGTTCATCAAGGCAATGGCAACGCCAGCATCATGGCAGATGAGCCCCGCGTTTTTATCTTTAGTATGCATGGGGCAAAGAACTACCCGTTTCGTAAGCAAGTATCTGACTTGGATATTGAGCTAGACAATGATACCGGCGATGCTGAGTATTTACAGATATTAGAAGACACGCTGCCACGCTTAATCGCTGAGGTTGCACCAGATATGATTTTTTATCAGTCTGCTGTCGACGTGCTCGCCACCGACAAGCTCGGCAAACTTGGATTGACACAAGCAGGATGCAAGGCGCGTGATGAATATGTACTGCAGCAAGCAAAAGCTGCCAATATTCCTGTCGCTATCGTGATGGGTGGCGGCTACTCAGAAGATATCGAAGACGTGGTTGAAGCGCACTGCAATACCTTTCGTTTGGCACAGCAGATATTTTTTGAAGCATTGGTCTAG
- the ccmD gene encoding heme exporter protein CcmD, giving the protein MQPYFYSVSEFFAMGKHGVFVWSCWAITIGVMLAFIIYSRKQRQSLIKQLTIQQARQAQRTTKTSTPVTKQAE; this is encoded by the coding sequence ATGCAGCCTTACTTTTATAGCGTATCTGAGTTTTTCGCCATGGGTAAGCATGGGGTTTTTGTGTGGTCGTGCTGGGCGATAACGATCGGCGTGATGTTGGCGTTTATTATCTATAGCCGCAAACAACGACAGTCACTTATCAAACAGCTGACAATCCAGCAAGCGCGACAAGCACAACGAACGACCAAAACCTCAACGCCTGTAACTAAACAAGCGGAATAA
- the ccmC gene encoding heme ABC transporter permease CcmC, producing MPNLNNVSSPSLWQRIWQGFLTTVGTKQFFRIFSPWVKWLAILASLCLLIGSVWGLAFAPPDYLQGNSYRIIFIHVPAASLAISIYFSLAVLGVIYLVWKIKTASLVAQALAPMGFLLCVISLLTGSIWAKPTWGTYWVWDARLTSMLILAFLYAGVMALFAAFEHTANRGKAAAILSIVGAVNLPIIKYSVEWWNTLHQGATFSLTAAPKMSADMWMPLLLMIIGSYLLVATLAIYRTNTLILYRDQGKAWVKEYIRGQHK from the coding sequence ATGCCCAACCTGAATAACGTCTCATCCCCTAGCTTGTGGCAGCGCATTTGGCAGGGTTTCTTGACCACTGTGGGTACCAAGCAGTTTTTTCGTATCTTTAGCCCTTGGGTCAAGTGGTTAGCGATACTAGCCAGTCTCTGTTTGCTCATCGGTAGCGTATGGGGCCTTGCTTTTGCGCCGCCTGATTATCTTCAGGGTAATAGCTATCGCATTATCTTTATCCATGTTCCAGCGGCCAGTCTTGCCATTTCTATCTATTTTTCCCTTGCGGTCTTGGGGGTAATTTATTTGGTATGGAAGATTAAGACAGCCAGTTTGGTTGCGCAGGCACTTGCCCCAATGGGCTTTTTGCTATGTGTCATTAGTTTGCTTACAGGCTCTATCTGGGCAAAGCCAACATGGGGTACTTACTGGGTATGGGATGCGCGCCTTACGTCAATGCTGATATTGGCGTTTTTATACGCGGGCGTAATGGCACTGTTTGCCGCTTTTGAGCATACGGCCAATCGTGGTAAAGCGGCCGCTATTTTGTCTATTGTAGGCGCAGTGAACCTGCCTATTATCAAGTACTCAGTAGAGTGGTGGAATACCTTGCATCAAGGCGCGACCTTTAGTTTGACTGCCGCACCGAAGATGTCGGCAGATATGTGGATGCCTTTGCTACTGATGATCATCGGCAGCTATTTACTGGTTGCGACATTAGCGATTTATCGTACCAACACGCTGATTTTATACCGTGATCAAGGCAAAGCGTGGGTTAAAGAATACATTCGTGGTCAACACAAATAA